The Maylandia zebra isolate NMK-2024a linkage group LG1, Mzebra_GT3a, whole genome shotgun sequence DNA segment TGCTAGCTAATGGAGTTAtctctgttttttgttattgtctagGCATACCGGAAACTCGCAAAAGAATATCATCCCGACAAGAACCCTAATTCTGGAGATAAGGTAACTCCTCCGTGGCAGCCTCCACCTGGTTTACAGTGGAGCTGGTCATCATATGTCCAGATGAGTTATGCGattatgtttgttttaattatgtttgaaattaaaaaacgTGATtgggaaaacaataaaaagctaaaaagtctgttttcattttatgcaCCAAATTCTAATGTATGTGTACTTAATTACTCTGTTTCGTTTATTGATTtgcagattttctttcttttgttttttggatgTTTATTAAAATTAGTCCTTTGGATAAAGTGCAatgtgttgctatcagtgttaTGTATaactaaagaagaaaaatagtttaaaatgtttaagtaaaacattttaaacatagAGAACATGTTCTCTCATAGAGATGTGCCTAGTATTTTGTGTATCTGAAGCTTTAATGTATCTTTCAGTCCTGTTATGACAGGAGTTACTTCccgttttagttttacttttgcTTTGTGGTGATTTCGCTTTAAGCCTTTACATTTCATTAAGggtttaaattgttattgaacATTGAGCTGAAGTTGGAAGAGCCCTTTCCACAGCTGTGCTTAACATTCGCATTAGTTTCTAATGTAGATTTTGGAATGTTTATTGAAAGGTGTGTGGGGGGAATTACAAGCCTCTCTTTCATCATCCCCAATATGGCAGTGAGATTTTCTCAGCAGGAAATTGTTGCCAACAGGAAAATGGCAACTTTAGAGTCTTAAGCCTGGAGGCAGTGTTCATAATAATGAAAGCATTTGAGTTTTGGAAATGGTGTGTCCTACCGAGAATATCCTTTACACTGGCTGTGAGATTAACTTGTAACTCATGCTGAACGTCACATTTTATCTTCAAAGCAAATGGAAGCTAGATGTTATTCTTTTTAACTATTAGTTTtctttctaatttttttttttattggagaCCTAAGAGTGTTGGTAAAGTTTGTATAGGTCAGTTGAAACTTTGAGTTACTGTTTTGACAGGTAATCAATTTGCTGTGAATTTGCTCTGAAGTCTTATGTTTTGGAGAGCTGAAATTGTACCCAAGACTTCTGTCCCCCTCGGGTGTTTTAGATGGAGCCAAAGGAAAATCCCAagtgttatttatttttcaccaGTTTAGTTGATTGGTGTCTGCTTTCCATAAGCTTaagacacatttttatttaatggtTCTAAAATGAACCCCAGACTGTATGTGTGGCTGGATCTAAGTGGGTCAGTTAATTGTTTTGTCAAATCCCAAAAGCCATTTTGAAACAGGCCGTTCCCTTCGTccagttaattttattttattttttgtcttgtcTCCGTTTCTGGTCTTCTCAAAATGTAGTTCAAAGAAATCAGCTTTGCCTATGAGGTGCTAACTAACCCTGAAAAGAAAGAACTTTATGATCGCTATGGAGAACAAGGCTTGCGGGAAGGTGGCGGGGGTGGCCCAGGGATGGACGATATCTTCTCCCACATCTTTGGAGGTGGACTCTTTGGCTTCATGGGTGGACAGAGCAGTCGATCCAGGAATGGAGGtcggaggagaggagaagacaTGGTCCATCCACTCAAGTAAGACCTAGCTTGGAAACTCAGATGAAAttgatttaatgtttttgtgtttgcaattaattaaaattgctCTTGATGTGCAGCACAACTATTTTATCTTGCATCAGTTgatatcatgttttttttctgtagggTTTCACTGGAGGACCTTTACAATGgaaaaacaactaaactacaACTTAGCAAGAATGTACTCTGTAGCACTTGCAATGGGTGAGTAGTATAACCAACATCTTGCTGTTATTTCTGCTTGATAGTTTAGATATTAACAGTTTTAATCCTGGGATATTTGTTGGTTATTACAACAAATCCATCTGTGGCTTTGTGTGAATACAGGCAGGGAGGCAAGACGGGTGCTGTACAAAAGTGTACGGCGTGTAGGGGGCGTGGCATGCGCATCATGATCAGACAGCTGGCCCCGGGTATGGTCCAACAGATGCAGTCAGTGTGTACTGATTGTAATGGAGAGGGTAAGTGCCACAGTGATGTAAACCATGACTAAGCACTTGCGTGTTTTATTGATCTGCACAGATCTCTGatcctgtgttttatttaatctgcCCCAGGTGAGGTGATCAGTGAGAAAGACCGCTGTAAAAAATGCGAGGGCAAGAAAGTCGTGAAGGAGGTGAAGATTCTGGAGGTGCATGTGGACAAAGGCATGAAGCATGGCCAGAAAATTACCTTTGGAGGAGAAGCTGACCAGGCACCTGGCGTTGAACCTGGGGATATAGTTCTTGTCCTGCAAGAAAAAGAGCACGAGGTACATGGGGGGAGTCTGATTCATGTTATCCTTTCCCTCGTAACCCATGCATACTCTGTAATAGGAGGTGATGGTTTTAACATTATTTTGAGCAGTCTATTctccttttgtgttttttgtatgtCAGTTGCTAATTACTTCACTCCCATAAAAAGGTGAACTTCTTCTAATTCAGCTCCTCACACCTGACCAAAGCTTCCTGTTGCATTCTTTTGATGTCAAACTGTTGATTCTGTTTTCACTAATGGCCAAAATCTCATAGTCTCAGCTGGTTCGTAAAATGTATGTATAACACAGTATAACACAGTACATGTGTGGGTGTGCAGAGGTGACGAATTTACGCACAACTTAAATAAGCATCAAAGAAGTGGAAATAAAATCTCGGAGACGTTGGAGTTAGTCATGCAGAATTTGtatatttcaatttttttttaaataagttttaattacattttgatttttgttttgatttcagggtgttttttaaataaatttggtTAGTTTTGGCGTGTTTataaatgtttagttttaatctttaattattttaacaCAGAGGATATTTATCTAGGAGCAGATTTTAACATTTTGGAATGAGTGTTATAGCAGCAGAGTGTCAGGCTGGTGTAGAGGTTAGTATTATCATTCCCTGGGGTGTTTCCTGCATGGAGTTGGCATGTTCTGCCTGTGGGAACTcaagcttcctcccacagtccagacAGACACGTAAGGTGAATAAGTCATTCTAACAGGTGAATTATGCTTCTGTGTTAGATCTGTGTCGTACCTTACGTCATAACCAGGaccctattattattatttttttttttccctacaaCATAACGTTGTAGGTAACGTTTcatgatttcatttttaattatgaTGCTTGGGTTTTTACCCCCTCCCATCCCACCTGATGTGGTTTAACAATGCACTTTTTGCATACAACCTGAGTACATCTGTGAGCATTGTGGTAACTTGGAGCGTTGCATACAGTTTGGAAGGCATTTGGGGGGCAATCTATAGCATTTTCAGTTTGCTCTAGTAAATTCACTTAGTGTAGTAGATGGACGACCTGGTCATTGTTTCTCTGTCTATGGCATTATGCTTCACCTAACTTTCATACTAACATGCCAACCTCCTGCAGCGCTGATGGATAATAATTTTATGGGTCTtaggtagggctgggccatatcataccgttcacggtaataccggtataatgtcgggcaacgataagaaaatgaaatatcgcgatagaatatgggtgaAACTGATACAGATTAGAAAAATATGATTTCTGTATCAGTCATAGTTTTGTGAGCTGTCAGAGCCTAAAATGCAACATTACTAAGGTTGatagtttttaattaattttatctCTCATAAAAGCTGCAATTGTCTTGATCAGATATCATGTCAAATAATTTCTTATGTGTTGAGGCACCCCTCCTTATGCAATACGAGATTTAA contains these protein-coding regions:
- the dnaja2a gene encoding dnaJ homolog subfamily A member 2a, with translation MSNVVDTKLYDILGVSPSATENELKKAYRKLAKEYHPDKNPNSGDKFKEISFAYEVLTNPEKKELYDRYGEQGLREGGGGGPGMDDIFSHIFGGGLFGFMGGQSSRSRNGGRRRGEDMVHPLKVSLEDLYNGKTTKLQLSKNVLCSTCNGQGGKTGAVQKCTACRGRGMRIMIRQLAPGMVQQMQSVCTDCNGEGEVISEKDRCKKCEGKKVVKEVKILEVHVDKGMKHGQKITFGGEADQAPGVEPGDIVLVLQEKEHETYRRDGNDLFMNHKIGLVEALCGFQFMLKHLDGRQIVVKYPAGKVIEPGSVRMVRGEGMPQYRNPFEKGDLYIKFDVQFPDNNWISPEKLGELEDMLPSRSEPPIISGDTEEVDLQDYDVSQSSSSGNRREAYNDSSDEEGSHHGSGVQCAHQ